The Arachis duranensis cultivar V14167 chromosome 2, aradu.V14167.gnm2.J7QH, whole genome shotgun sequence genome has a window encoding:
- the LOC107473545 gene encoding protein MAIN-LIKE 1-like, which produces MELDGRRHFMSMKFYHVSRIGVIREFYYLLSALVEKWRQETHIFVLPMGEVTVTLKDVAHILFGLPIDGQLVSDWIDRSDKSMVYAHAKYLPLFRDFDWIHTYNLGSACLAHLYRVLFRVSQYYTKEMDSPLNLLFVWTWKRMPYIAPEQRQYLLVADVPVAWRWSHSEQTVAWLSKTMATFRQEIDYMKEL; this is translated from the exons ATGGAACTCGATGGTAGAAGACACTTTATGAGCATGAAATTCTACCATGTTTCTAGAATTGGGGTGATCAGAGAATTTTACTATTTGCTATCTGCTTTGGTAGAAAAGTGGAGGCAGGAGACTCACATTTTTGTATTGCCGATGGGCGAGGTTACCGTAACATTGAAAGATGTCGCTCATATATTATTTGGCCTACCCATTGATGGACAACTTGTGAGCGACTGGATAGATAGAAGTG ATAAGTCGATGGTATATGCCCACGCGAAGTATCTACCGTTGTTCCGCGATTTTGACTGGATCCACACTTACAATTTGGGATCAGCATGCCTCGCGCATCTTTACAGGGTACTATTCCGTGTATCACAGTATTATACTAAGGAGATGGACAGCCCTCTTaatcttttgtttgtttggaCATGGAAGCGAATGCCGTATATTGCACCCGAACAAAGACAGTACCTTCTAGTGGCTGACGTACCAGTTGCTTGGAG GTGGAGTCATTCCGAACAAACCGTAGCGTGGTTATCGAAGACCATGGCGACATTTAGGCAAGAAATAGACTACATGAAAGag CTGTGA
- the LOC127744900 gene encoding transcriptional regulator SUPERMAN-like → MEGKNYYMKNKNTSSSTTHINNSFEEHYSWETSSSTRPTRSYACSFCKREFKSAQALGGHMNVHRRDRARLRSSWISNHTPKPNLNPNPNPNPTTTLVSSSSSPLSNDPINNCSHISPIYSPNCCLNLSSSSSSPSPNLASITRSEDKKPRLIISTPQVLPLVMNSPQNMVMMMSKKSKSGDFVGGVDDDENYKDNVFKHKNEHNNITLELGIGLVKHKEQKLDLELRL, encoded by the coding sequence ATGGAAGGGAAGAACTATTATATGAAGAACAAGAACACTAGTAGTAGTACTACTCATATTAACAATAGCTTTGAGGAGCATTATTCATGGGAAACTTCTTCATCAACACGGCCAACAAGAAGCTATGCTTGTAGCTTTTGCAAGAGAGAGTTCAAATCTGCTCAAGCTTTGGGTGGACACATGAATGTTCATAGAAGGGACAGGGCAAGATTGAGATCTTCATGGATTTCTAATCACACTCCTAAACCTAATCTTAAccccaaccctaaccctaatcctACAACGACTCTtgtttcttcatcatcatctccTTTATCTAATGATCCTATCAATAATTGTTCACATATTTCTCCAATTTATAGCCCTAATTGTTGTCTcaatttatcttcttcttcttcttcaccctcCCCTAATTTAGCTTCCATCACAAGAAGTGAAGATAAAAAACCTAGACTCATCATATCTACTCCACAAGTTCTTCCTCTTGTGATGAATAGTCCTCAAAacatggtgatgatgatgagtaaGAAAAGCAAAAGTGGTGATTTTGTTGGTggggttgatgatgatgagaattaCAAGGATAATGTTTTCAAGCACAAGAATGAGCATAACAACATTACCTTGGAGTTGGGAATAGGATTGGTTAAGCACAAAGAGCAGAAGTTGGATTTGGAGCTTAGACTCTAG